Proteins encoded in a region of the Moritella marina ATCC 15381 genome:
- a CDS encoding TlpA family protein disulfide reductase, with product MNLSICHRLRDFFISTSIIISVVFSTAVFAENSAKLAPDFSLPGVDNSQINLADYRGKVVLVDFWASWCTPCIRSFPWMDEMVEKYGEQGFEIIAINMDQEAILAKKFLTRYPNKLTIAFDPQGVVAEQYEIMGLPNSFILNKQGEIVYKHVGFRLSELDKYEAEILSLLP from the coding sequence ATGAATCTATCTATCTGTCATCGTCTTCGCGATTTTTTTATTTCGACTTCTATTATTATCAGTGTTGTTTTTTCCACCGCAGTATTTGCTGAGAATAGTGCCAAACTTGCCCCTGACTTTTCATTACCCGGTGTTGATAATAGCCAAATAAATCTTGCTGATTATCGCGGTAAAGTGGTATTGGTCGATTTCTGGGCATCGTGGTGTACGCCGTGTATTCGTTCGTTCCCATGGATGGATGAAATGGTTGAAAAATATGGCGAGCAAGGTTTTGAAATTATCGCGATAAATATGGATCAAGAAGCCATTCTCGCGAAGAAATTCTTAACTCGTTATCCAAATAAACTGACTATCGCCTTTGATCCACAAGGTGTGGTGGCTGAGCAATACGAAATCATGGGCTTACCAAATTCGTTTATACTTAATAAACAAGGCGAAATTGTGTATAAGCACGTCGGTTTTAGGTTATCAGAATTAGATAAATATGAAGCAGAGATCTTGTCGTTATTACCGTAA
- a CDS encoding DUF3570 domain-containing protein has translation MQLKCKRQSKSFANISVALAAATCALVAPAVAELSTPELSSPEASEFDSWDVDLGLLIYAESDDQVQAYEGALSITKQIDDERSVNVKGVIDVLTGASPNGAVAQNRAQTFTRPSGNGAYTTAAGETPLDDTFKDTRVALSTQYQQQINRLWLYSGGANVSKEYDYLALSINSALARDFNNRNSTASFGVAYAYDTIEPEGGIPNPGVSVDDIDNRLEDSETKQTLDLLLGLTQVINRQTLMQFNYSISDVSGYQTDPFKILSVVDSDGWVNDYVYENRPDQRIKQSLFWRSKYNLQPSGQVLDVNYRYFWDDWGMASHTIDSKWRMPLANSHFIEPHIRYYNQQAVDFYQVYLDEGQPIPEYMTADYRLGELQTYTVGLKYGLPIAGNEFSVRLEYYLTEVSGDESLAKGAGMSGVDLYPDKSAVMLQSFYRF, from the coding sequence ATGCAACTAAAGTGCAAGCGCCAGAGTAAATCCTTCGCTAACATTTCGGTGGCCCTTGCCGCTGCGACATGTGCACTTGTGGCACCAGCCGTGGCTGAATTGTCTACACCCGAACTGTCTAGCCCTGAAGCCTCTGAGTTTGATAGCTGGGATGTCGATCTCGGATTGCTGATTTATGCCGAAAGTGACGACCAAGTACAAGCTTATGAAGGTGCACTGTCTATTACCAAGCAAATAGATGACGAGCGTAGTGTTAATGTTAAAGGTGTGATTGATGTGCTGACTGGTGCGTCACCTAATGGCGCTGTTGCTCAAAACAGAGCGCAAACTTTCACCCGGCCTTCAGGTAATGGGGCTTACACCACGGCTGCAGGTGAAACCCCACTAGATGATACTTTTAAAGATACCCGCGTTGCCCTCAGTACTCAATATCAACAACAAATCAATCGCCTGTGGCTTTATTCTGGTGGCGCAAACGTGTCTAAAGAATACGATTACCTTGCGTTATCGATTAACAGCGCCCTGGCGCGTGATTTTAATAATCGTAATAGCACTGCATCGTTCGGTGTTGCTTATGCCTACGATACTATTGAACCGGAAGGTGGTATTCCTAATCCTGGAGTGTCTGTCGATGACATTGATAATCGCTTAGAAGACAGTGAGACAAAGCAAACATTGGATTTACTGCTGGGATTAACGCAAGTGATTAACCGCCAGACGCTAATGCAATTTAATTATTCGATTAGTGATGTTAGTGGTTATCAAACTGACCCGTTCAAAATATTGTCAGTGGTTGATAGTGACGGTTGGGTAAATGATTATGTTTATGAAAACCGTCCTGATCAGCGCATCAAACAAAGCTTATTTTGGCGCAGCAAATATAACCTGCAACCGTCTGGACAAGTGCTGGATGTCAATTATCGCTATTTCTGGGATGACTGGGGCATGGCTTCTCACACTATAGATAGCAAGTGGCGTATGCCGCTGGCGAACAGCCACTTTATCGAACCGCATATCCGTTATTATAATCAACAAGCCGTAGACTTCTATCAGGTTTATCTTGATGAAGGCCAGCCAATACCAGAATACATGACTGCTGACTATCGCTTAGGCGAATTACAAACCTATACCGTAGGGCTGAAATATGGCTTACCTATTGCAGGTAATGAATTCAGTGTACGACTTGAATATTACCTGACAGAGGTTTCGGGTGATGAATCATTGGCCAAAGGTGCAGGTATGTCAGGTGTGGATCTGTATCCAGACAAAAGCGCGGTTATGCTGCAGAGCTTCTATCGTTTCTAA
- a CDS encoding AraC family transcriptional regulator codes for MSANEKKEKIEYWHNPILPNIELSSANVENFSFERHVHLDYHIGIVTSGCQQYSHQGKVYHLAPGFISTLNPDEAHNGDNITLGGYQSHVMALPVDYVNAISREMNQSETFFNAPLVNNTRLSNAFLHLHQLLTTEQSGRLKLQIETTMIAFITELFIHNGGIPVEQYSSTKKLSTQQLNYIRTLFHDEPSQSFQLDALAQNLDLSKFQFLRQFKQSMGMTPHAYLKRVRLEYAKKALMKGGNLSDVAYQVGFFDQSHFNKAFKNAYLITPSHFQRRVL; via the coding sequence ATGAGTGCCAATGAAAAAAAAGAAAAAATTGAATATTGGCACAACCCTATCCTGCCTAATATTGAGTTAAGCTCAGCGAATGTTGAAAACTTTTCTTTCGAGCGCCATGTACACCTCGATTATCATATTGGTATTGTCACTAGCGGTTGTCAGCAATATAGCCACCAAGGTAAGGTGTATCACCTTGCGCCCGGTTTCATCTCAACTTTAAACCCTGATGAAGCCCATAACGGCGACAATATCACGCTTGGTGGTTATCAATCCCATGTTATGGCATTACCTGTTGATTATGTTAATGCTATTAGCCGTGAAATGAATCAATCAGAAACCTTTTTTAATGCGCCTTTAGTTAACAATACGCGACTATCAAATGCATTTTTGCACTTACATCAGCTATTAACGACAGAGCAAAGCGGTCGCCTTAAATTGCAGATTGAAACCACCATGATCGCTTTTATCACCGAGTTATTTATCCATAATGGCGGAATACCTGTAGAACAATATTCCTCGACAAAAAAGCTTTCTACACAGCAGTTAAACTACATCAGAACCTTGTTTCATGATGAACCAAGTCAATCATTTCAATTAGATGCATTAGCACAAAACTTAGATCTCAGTAAATTTCAGTTTTTACGCCAATTCAAACAATCAATGGGCATGACACCGCACGCTTATTTAAAAAGAGTACGCTTAGAATATGCCAAGAAAGCATTAATGAAAGGCGGAAACCTATCCGATGTCGCCTATCAAGTTGGCTTCTTTGACCAAAGCCATTTTAATAAAGCATTTAAAAATGCCTACCTCATTACCCCATCTCATTTTCAGCGTCGTGTGCTGTAG
- a CDS encoding LysE family transporter: MNIELLLSLAIIHAVALASPGPDFALVVKLASQESRNTAIASAVGISIAILIHTVLSLTGVSLVIKSSQTLYMIVQMMGASYLAWMGFGAVKGALQHWKAKVSVDGNQLKLNQLTPTQGFMRGLWTNLLNPKCMVFFIILFSAMITPDVSLMTKLVATVIMLVLSLIWFVFIALILSKPAVQTRVQKAAPAINLVTGLLFMTVSSAIIYNLLEGVMVFSETTI; encoded by the coding sequence ATGAACATCGAACTGCTGTTATCTCTCGCTATTATCCACGCTGTTGCTCTCGCTAGCCCTGGCCCTGACTTTGCCTTAGTGGTAAAACTGGCGAGCCAAGAATCTCGCAACACGGCTATCGCTTCTGCTGTTGGTATCTCGATTGCTATTTTAATTCATACAGTGTTGAGTTTGACTGGTGTGAGTCTCGTTATTAAGAGCTCACAAACCTTGTATATGATCGTACAAATGATGGGGGCAAGTTACCTCGCATGGATGGGGTTTGGCGCAGTCAAAGGGGCTTTGCAGCATTGGAAGGCAAAAGTATCAGTCGATGGTAACCAGCTAAAGTTAAATCAATTAACACCTACACAAGGCTTCATGCGAGGGCTTTGGACTAACTTATTAAATCCGAAATGTATGGTGTTTTTCATCATCTTATTCTCGGCCATGATCACGCCAGATGTGAGCCTTATGACGAAGTTGGTCGCAACCGTTATCATGTTAGTACTATCGTTAATTTGGTTTGTATTTATCGCATTAATTTTATCAAAACCAGCGGTGCAAACGCGTGTACAAAAAGCCGCACCGGCAATCAACTTGGTTACCGGTTTACTGTTTATGACGGTTTCAAGTGCGATCATATACAACTTACTTGAAGGCGTGATGGTCTTTAGCGAAACAACTATTTAA
- a CDS encoding D-2-hydroxyacid dehydrogenase — METIVFLDRSTIPEHITIPQPDIGCQWQEYATTTSEQVVERLQGASIVITNKVILNSQVLSQCPQLKMIAIAATGTNNVDLDYCRQHDIIVSNIQGYATNSVPEHVLAMMLALKRNLVGYHQDIQASVWQQQKQFCFFNHPISDISGSTIGIIGKGSLGNAVATLAKALGMTVLFAERKGANKCREGYTLFESVLQQADVLTLHCPLAEQTHNLIGSDELKLMKNTSILINTGRGGLVDEDALVDALLNQQIAGAGVDVFTQEPADDTNPLIANAHLPNLILTPHVAWGSDSAIQTLAEQLINNIEQFVAGTPQNQV, encoded by the coding sequence ATGGAAACTATCGTCTTTCTCGACCGTTCTACAATCCCAGAACACATCACTATTCCCCAACCTGATATTGGATGCCAGTGGCAAGAATATGCGACAACAACAAGTGAACAAGTGGTAGAACGGTTACAAGGTGCGAGTATTGTTATTACTAATAAAGTGATTTTAAATTCACAAGTATTAAGTCAGTGTCCACAATTGAAAATGATCGCTATTGCAGCAACGGGCACCAACAATGTCGATTTAGACTATTGTCGCCAACACGACATTATCGTTAGTAATATTCAAGGTTATGCCACTAATTCCGTACCAGAACATGTGCTTGCGATGATGTTGGCACTAAAACGTAACCTCGTTGGTTATCATCAAGATATTCAAGCGAGTGTGTGGCAGCAGCAAAAACAGTTCTGTTTCTTTAACCACCCTATCTCTGATATTTCAGGGTCGACGATAGGTATTATTGGCAAAGGTAGTCTAGGTAATGCAGTGGCAACATTAGCCAAAGCACTGGGCATGACGGTACTTTTTGCTGAGCGTAAAGGGGCGAATAAATGTCGTGAAGGCTACACTCTGTTTGAATCAGTCTTACAACAAGCAGATGTACTAACCCTACATTGTCCACTTGCAGAGCAGACGCATAACCTCATTGGCAGTGACGAATTAAAATTGATGAAAAATACCAGCATATTAATTAACACAGGTCGCGGTGGATTAGTTGATGAAGATGCCTTGGTTGATGCATTACTTAATCAACAAATTGCCGGTGCGGGTGTGGATGTATTTACCCAAGAGCCTGCAGATGACACCAATCCATTGATTGCTAATGCACACTTACCGAATCTGATCTTAACCCCACATGTGGCTTGGGGCTCTGACTCGGCGATTCAAACATTAGCGGAGCAGTTAATAAATAATATCGAACAGTTCGTTGCTGGCACACCACAAAACCAAGTTTGA
- the nrdD gene encoding anaerobic ribonucleoside-triphosphate reductase produces MDLFVIKRDGCRVPFNIQCIQDAIFAAAKSVQQESRDYAVDMANKVHQILIQQDVSSEHAIEIHTIQNTVEDVLMQESNKLIARAYIEYRHQRDIARETQSILTNEIKGLIEQSNESLLNENANKDSKVIPTQRDLLAGIVAKHYAKQHILPRDIVHAHEAGDIHYHDLDYAPFFPMFNCMLIDLDGMLTRGFKMGNAEIETPKSITTATAVTAQIIAQVASHIYGGTTINRIDEILAPYVTASFDKNTLLAEEWSIPNKAEFARSRTEKECFDAFQSLEYEVNTLHTANGQTPFVTFGFGLGTNWEARLIQQSILKNRIAGLGRNHKTAVFPKLVFAIKDGLNHKPEDPSYDIKQLALECSTKRMYPDILNYEQVVKVTGSFKTPMGCRSFLGTYEEQGELIHEGRNNLGVVSLNLPRIAIQAKGDESRFYQLLDERLILCKRALETRISRLKGVKARVAPILYMEGACGVRLNADDDVLDIFKHGRASISLGYIGLHEAINALFGNATHPYDSEALQQKAIAMLSHMKASTEQWTAESGYAYSLYATPSENLCSRFAKLDKITFGDIKDVTDKGYYTNSFHLDVEKQVNPYDKIDFEMPYPAVSNGGFICYGEYPNMQHNIEALENVWDYSYSRVPYYGTNTPIDECYECGYTGEFSCTSKGFTCPKCDNHDITKVSVTRRVCGYLGSPDARPFNDGKQEEVKRRVKHL; encoded by the coding sequence GTGGATCTATTTGTCATCAAACGAGATGGTTGTCGAGTGCCGTTCAACATTCAATGCATACAAGACGCTATTTTCGCTGCAGCTAAGTCAGTGCAACAAGAAAGCCGTGATTATGCGGTCGATATGGCAAATAAAGTACATCAAATACTGATCCAACAAGATGTCTCTAGCGAACACGCCATTGAGATCCATACCATCCAAAACACCGTTGAAGATGTATTGATGCAAGAAAGCAACAAGCTCATTGCCCGCGCTTACATCGAATACCGTCATCAACGTGACATAGCTCGTGAAACACAAAGTATTCTGACTAACGAGATCAAAGGCCTTATTGAGCAGAGTAACGAATCACTGTTGAATGAAAATGCCAATAAAGACAGTAAAGTGATCCCGACTCAACGTGACCTACTCGCTGGTATTGTTGCCAAGCATTATGCCAAGCAACATATCTTACCTCGCGATATTGTCCATGCGCATGAAGCTGGCGACATTCATTATCATGACCTTGATTATGCCCCATTTTTCCCGATGTTTAACTGCATGCTAATCGACCTTGATGGCATGCTGACGCGTGGATTTAAAATGGGTAATGCTGAAATTGAAACACCAAAATCAATCACCACAGCAACCGCCGTTACCGCACAAATCATTGCGCAAGTAGCCAGCCATATTTATGGTGGCACCACAATCAATCGTATTGATGAGATTTTAGCCCCGTACGTAACCGCGAGTTTTGATAAAAATACGTTATTAGCGGAAGAATGGTCAATACCAAATAAAGCAGAGTTTGCACGCTCACGTACTGAAAAAGAATGTTTCGATGCCTTCCAATCATTGGAATATGAAGTTAACACCTTGCACACCGCAAATGGCCAAACTCCGTTTGTGACTTTCGGCTTTGGTTTAGGTACAAACTGGGAAGCACGTTTAATTCAGCAATCGATTCTTAAAAATCGTATTGCCGGTTTAGGCAGAAACCATAAAACAGCAGTTTTTCCAAAACTGGTGTTTGCCATTAAAGATGGCCTAAACCATAAACCAGAAGATCCAAGCTACGATATCAAACAACTGGCATTGGAATGCTCAACTAAACGCATGTACCCAGATATTTTAAATTATGAGCAAGTAGTTAAAGTAACGGGTTCGTTTAAAACGCCTATGGGTTGCCGTAGTTTCTTAGGCACCTATGAAGAGCAAGGTGAACTAATTCATGAAGGCCGTAATAACTTAGGTGTTGTGAGCCTTAATTTACCGCGTATTGCCATTCAAGCAAAAGGTGATGAATCACGTTTCTATCAATTATTAGATGAACGCTTAATCCTATGCAAACGCGCGCTCGAAACCCGTATTTCACGTCTTAAAGGGGTTAAAGCACGTGTTGCCCCTATCCTTTATATGGAAGGTGCTTGCGGCGTTAGACTCAATGCTGATGATGACGTATTAGATATTTTCAAGCATGGCCGCGCCTCTATTTCTTTAGGCTACATCGGCTTGCACGAAGCGATTAATGCACTATTTGGTAATGCCACTCACCCTTATGATAGTGAAGCATTACAGCAAAAAGCCATTGCTATGCTTAGCCACATGAAAGCTAGCACTGAACAATGGACTGCAGAAAGCGGTTATGCGTACAGCTTATATGCAACACCGAGTGAAAACCTGTGTAGCCGTTTTGCTAAATTAGATAAGATCACGTTTGGTGATATCAAAGACGTGACAGATAAAGGCTATTACACTAATAGCTTCCATTTAGATGTTGAGAAGCAAGTTAACCCATACGATAAAATTGATTTTGAAATGCCCTACCCTGCAGTCAGTAACGGCGGGTTTATCTGTTATGGCGAATACCCTAATATGCAGCACAACATTGAAGCGTTAGAAAATGTGTGGGATTACAGCTATTCACGTGTGCCTTACTACGGCACGAACACACCCATCGATGAATGTTACGAATGTGGTTATACCGGTGAGTTTAGCTGTACCAGTAAAGGTTTCACTTGCCCTAAATGCGACAATCACGATATTACCAAGGTATCAGTGACCCGTCGAGTCTGTGGTTATCTAGGCAGTCCCGATGCGCGTCCCTTTAACGATGGTAAACAAGAAGAAGTAAAACGCCGCGTTAAACATTTATAA
- a CDS encoding DUF4266 domain-containing protein, whose product MRRILLLACILSLTACSSLGVKPWERDLLAKPEMQLAENPMEMGFDDHTYFSKEGSSGGGSFAGGGCGCN is encoded by the coding sequence GTGAGACGGATTTTATTATTAGCCTGTATATTGAGTTTAACGGCCTGTTCATCACTCGGGGTAAAACCTTGGGAGCGTGATTTACTGGCTAAACCAGAAATGCAGCTTGCAGAAAACCCAATGGAAATGGGATTTGACGACCATACTTACTTCAGTAAAGAAGGTTCGAGTGGTGGTGGTAGTTTTGCTGGTGGAGGTTGTGGATGCAACTAA
- a CDS encoding septum formation initiator: protein MLNIKSSQSHSQSNSSSYSNPVSSRWNAHDTKWTLSLFGTAVGAGILFLPINIGAGGFWPLIIMALLAGPMTFLAHRGLSRFVLSSKNPDADFTDVVEEHFGPNAGRIISVLYFLSIYPILLIYGVGLTNTVDSFIVNQLGLASPSRVLLSGVLVAGMVGVMMGGEKLVLKAFEIIVYPLVLILAGLSIYMIQDWQVPDVSMATDMGEFSRTLWLAVPVTVFAFSHAAAISSFTTAQKRHYGHQAGLKSEQILKRTSIMLISFVVFFVFSCVFSLTPAQLLEAKIQNISVLSYLANVKDNALIASLGPLIAFIAITSSFFGHFLGAREGLSGLIRKQVNMKPAAINKLTIFILFTSIWAVSVMNPSILNMMEMFSGPVIAMILFVMPMYAIHKVEALAQYRGALSNIFVMTMGLIAISALIFNVFL, encoded by the coding sequence GTGTTAAATATTAAAAGTAGTCAATCTCATTCTCAATCTAATTCATCTTCTTATTCTAATCCAGTGTCTTCTCGTTGGAACGCACATGATACCAAGTGGACGCTTAGTTTATTTGGTACTGCTGTAGGTGCTGGCATACTCTTTTTACCGATCAATATTGGCGCTGGTGGATTTTGGCCACTTATTATTATGGCTTTACTTGCTGGCCCGATGACCTTTTTAGCGCACCGAGGTTTATCCCGATTCGTGCTGTCATCGAAAAATCCTGACGCGGACTTTACCGATGTGGTTGAAGAGCACTTTGGTCCGAATGCGGGTCGTATTATCTCTGTGCTTTATTTTCTATCTATTTATCCTATCTTACTTATTTACGGTGTTGGCCTAACCAATACGGTCGATAGTTTTATCGTTAATCAACTTGGTCTCGCTTCTCCTTCACGTGTGTTGCTATCGGGTGTATTGGTTGCTGGTATGGTTGGTGTAATGATGGGAGGAGAAAAATTAGTACTCAAAGCGTTTGAGATAATCGTGTATCCCTTGGTGCTTATACTGGCTGGTCTATCAATCTATATGATCCAAGATTGGCAAGTGCCTGACGTATCAATGGCAACAGATATGGGGGAATTTTCACGTACATTATGGTTAGCAGTACCAGTGACTGTTTTTGCATTTAGCCATGCAGCGGCTATTTCTAGCTTTACGACGGCACAAAAACGCCATTATGGTCACCAAGCAGGGCTAAAATCAGAACAGATCCTGAAGCGTACTTCGATTATGCTTATTTCGTTTGTGGTGTTTTTTGTTTTTTCTTGTGTGTTTAGTCTTACACCTGCGCAGCTACTTGAAGCTAAAATACAAAATATATCGGTGTTATCGTATCTTGCAAATGTGAAAGATAATGCCTTGATTGCTTCTTTGGGTCCTTTAATCGCTTTCATTGCTATTACCTCGTCATTCTTTGGGCATTTCTTAGGGGCGCGAGAAGGGCTAAGTGGACTGATACGTAAACAAGTCAACATGAAACCTGCGGCGATCAATAAGCTGACTATTTTTATATTGTTTACCAGTATCTGGGCTGTTTCAGTGATGAATCCAAGTATTTTAAATATGATGGAAATGTTTTCTGGCCCGGTTATTGCGATGATTTTGTTTGTTATGCCGATGTATGCGATACATAAAGTCGAAGCATTAGCTCAATACCGTGGCGCGTTAAGTAA
- the trpS gene encoding tryptophan--tRNA ligase: MKNNQSIALNQALHSNSKTDIKEKILTGDRATGSLHLGHYVGSLQKRVKLQHQYEQTILVADMQGLTDNGHNPQKVSSNILNVVADYLAAGIDPLKTTICLQSGIPALAELTMYYSNLVSISRLERNPTVKTEIKSKSFGRSIPAGFLTYPISQAADITAFKATLVPVGEDQLPMLEQTNEIVRRLNHIAQQDILVECKPLLSKVSRLPSVDGKSKMSKSMGNSIMLSSSEKDIRKAVKAMYTDPNHLRVCDPGKIEGNVVFTYLDAFHQDQNYVANLKAQYSAGGLGDGTVKKILEECLQDLLKPIRQRREEFIADRSQLIAILKAGTERSQDESNEVLRQVKSAFGLNLF; the protein is encoded by the coding sequence ATGAAAAACAATCAATCAATAGCTTTAAACCAAGCACTTCATTCAAACTCAAAAACTGATATTAAAGAAAAAATTCTCACTGGTGATCGCGCTACAGGCTCTTTGCACCTTGGCCATTATGTCGGTTCCTTACAAAAACGCGTTAAACTACAGCATCAGTATGAACAAACTATTTTAGTCGCTGACATGCAGGGTCTTACTGATAATGGCCATAATCCGCAAAAAGTATCATCAAATATTCTCAATGTTGTCGCGGACTATCTTGCCGCAGGCATCGATCCATTAAAAACCACGATCTGTTTACAATCAGGGATCCCTGCACTCGCAGAGTTAACTATGTATTATTCAAACTTAGTGTCTATTTCCCGTTTAGAACGTAATCCAACGGTTAAAACTGAGATCAAAAGTAAATCATTTGGCCGCTCTATTCCTGCTGGTTTTTTAACATATCCAATTAGTCAGGCGGCAGACATTACTGCATTTAAAGCTACGTTAGTACCTGTGGGTGAAGATCAGTTACCCATGTTGGAACAGACCAATGAGATAGTCAGAAGATTAAACCATATTGCCCAGCAAGACATTTTAGTCGAATGTAAGCCATTATTAAGTAAGGTTTCACGTTTACCGAGTGTCGACGGTAAAAGCAAAATGTCTAAATCGATGGGCAATAGCATCATGCTAAGTTCAAGTGAAAAAGATATCCGCAAAGCGGTGAAAGCCATGTATACAGATCCGAATCATTTACGTGTGTGTGACCCAGGGAAAATCGAAGGCAATGTGGTATTTACGTATTTAGATGCATTCCATCAAGATCAAAACTATGTGGCTAATTTAAAAGCGCAATATTCCGCCGGTGGTTTAGGTGATGGCACCGTTAAGAAGATCTTAGAAGAATGTTTACAAGATCTGCTAAAGCCGATTCGTCAGCGCCGAGAAGAATTCATCGCAGATCGCTCACAGCTAATAGCGATCTTGAAAGCAGGAACAGAACGCTCTCAAGATGAGTCTAATGAGGTCTTACGTCAGGTAAAAAGTGCCTTTGGTTTAAATCTGTTTTAA
- the nrdG gene encoding anaerobic ribonucleoside-triphosphate reductase-activating protein — translation MHYSQYYPVDVINGPGTRVTLFVSGCEHQCKGCYNQSTWSPRNGSVFTQAMEDKIINDLNDPRIRRKGLSLSGGDPLYPSNLDCILKLVKRVKKECVGKNIWLWTGYTIEQLTPEQKRIMQYVDYLVDGKFEQQLSDPALKFRGSSNQRIITISPNERISGFIYSIEK, via the coding sequence ATGCATTATTCCCAATATTATCCCGTTGATGTGATCAATGGCCCTGGTACGCGTGTCACGCTATTTGTCAGTGGTTGCGAGCATCAATGTAAAGGTTGCTATAACCAATCAACCTGGTCGCCACGTAATGGATCTGTCTTTACGCAAGCAATGGAAGACAAAATAATTAATGACTTGAACGATCCACGTATACGCCGTAAGGGTCTAAGCTTAAGCGGTGGTGATCCCCTTTATCCAAGTAATTTAGACTGCATACTAAAACTGGTAAAAAGAGTTAAAAAAGAATGCGTTGGGAAAAATATATGGTTATGGACTGGTTATACCATAGAGCAATTAACACCCGAACAAAAAAGGATAATGCAATACGTCGATTATCTAGTGGATGGTAAATTTGAACAGCAGCTATCTGATCCAGCACTCAAGTTTAGAGGTAGTAGCAATCAACGTATTATCACTATTAGTCCAAATGAGCGTATTAGCGGATTTATATATAGCATCGAGAAATAA
- a CDS encoding GNAT family N-acetyltransferase — MEIRIDDLTGKEVAQLLQEHHQDMLDHTPAESVHSLDISGLKAPDVTFWSAWIEGELAGCGAIKVIESGHAELKSMRTSSTHLRQGVAQRLLTYIITAAQQQGITKMSLETGTPDSFIPAQKLYRDFGFNECAPFADYCEDPYSLYMTKELG, encoded by the coding sequence ATGGAAATTCGAATTGATGATTTAACAGGTAAAGAAGTCGCGCAGTTATTACAAGAGCATCATCAAGATATGCTTGATCATACGCCTGCTGAAAGTGTGCATTCGTTAGATATTAGTGGATTAAAAGCACCAGATGTGACGTTTTGGAGTGCCTGGATTGAGGGGGAACTTGCAGGCTGCGGTGCGATAAAAGTCATCGAATCAGGACATGCAGAGTTAAAATCAATGCGCACATCGAGCACCCATTTACGACAAGGTGTTGCTCAGCGATTGCTGACGTATATTATCACGGCTGCTCAACAGCAAGGGATCACTAAAATGAGTTTAGAAACGGGTACGCCTGATTCATTCATCCCTGCGCAAAAGTTATATCGCGATTTTGGTTTTAATGAATGTGCGCCGTTTGCTGACTATTGTGAAGACCCGTACAGTCTGTATATGACGAAAGAATTAGGTTAG
- a CDS encoding cupin domain-containing protein: MNNIFDSIPADLSSEVFEDLVSSDKVKIERIISKGHTSPDFGWYDQEQSEWVIVIAGSAVIGFDDKPSVTLKAGDYLNITAHQKHKVAWTDPDVETIWLAVHY, encoded by the coding sequence ATGAATAACATTTTTGATTCGATACCCGCAGATCTCAGTAGTGAAGTATTTGAAGATCTCGTTAGCAGTGACAAGGTTAAAATAGAACGCATTATTTCCAAAGGGCATACCTCTCCAGACTTTGGTTGGTATGATCAAGAACAGAGTGAATGGGTTATTGTGATTGCAGGCAGTGCAGTTATCGGTTTTGATGACAAGCCCTCGGTTACGCTGAAAGCGGGAGATTACCTTAATATCACTGCTCATCAAAAACACAAAGTAGCGTGGACAGATCCTGATGTTGAAACTATCTGGTTAGCAGTGCATTATTGA